A section of the Rhodobacteraceae bacterium M382 genome encodes:
- a CDS encoding sarcosine oxidase subunit delta: MLILECPYCGVKAEETELAAGGEAHLKRFGPGSSDDEFHDYLFMRKNPKGVHLERWRHANGCGKWFHAARCTMTLEVFGTYSAQTYEPPQEIRDAITAKRPGWTWGEVE, from the coding sequence ATGCTGATCCTTGAATGCCCATATTGCGGTGTCAAAGCCGAAGAAACCGAACTGGCCGCAGGCGGCGAGGCGCATCTGAAGCGTTTCGGCCCCGGTTCGTCGGATGACGAATTCCACGACTATCTGTTCATGCGCAAGAACCCCAAAGGGGTGCATCTGGAACGCTGGCGCCATGCCAATGGCTGTGGCAAGTGGTTCCACGCGGCGCGGTGCACCATGACGTTGGAGGTGTTTGGCACCTATTCGGCGCAAACATATGAACCGCCTCAGGAAATCCGCGACGCGATCACCGCCAAGCGCCCCGGTTGGACGTGGGGGGAGGTCGAATGA
- a CDS encoding sarcosine oxidase subunit alpha family protein: MSTRLASQGRLIDRSKTIDFTFNGKRMTGHPGDTLASALLANDQMMMGRSFKYHRPRGVVASGSEEPNALVGLGTGDRFEPNQRVTTTELFSGLTAKSQNHWPNLEFDVGAINTYLARWLPAGFYYKTFIHPKPFWKHVYEPIIRQSAGLGKAPDKELKDADTYEHFYFFCDVLVVGGGVAGLQAAKAAAASGAKVLLIEQNSHWGGRAPVDGGTIDGIEPGAWVDQTLAELDAMDNVTIRNRTMGAGVYDHGYALGYERISDHEPGNGAPRHRLWRIRASQIVTATGAIERPLSFAGNDVPGVMLASAMRDYVVNWGVTPGQKVVVVTNNDDAYRTAIALHHAGCEVVRVLDARNAGGGALMEEVRQLGIRVEAGRAIAKVKGGKRVQKVSICAQSGVGGAQEEIEADAVAMSGGWSPVVHLWSHCGGKLIWDDAAAHFRPDASRPPLGDNGQGFVVPAGTANGPLDLGAVLSDANKAGSAAAEAAGFPATTVATPEGVTTEELAMEAVWLMPAQADVSLRMKSWLDYQNDVKVTDVQLAAREGYESVEHTKRYTTLGMATDQGKLSNINGLATLANALGAQIPDVGTTTFRPPYHPISMGSIAGEARAKTFQPIRKTPIHDWIEANGADFEPVGHWRRPYALVRSGESVHDAVNREVTNTRERLGMLDASTLGKLIVKGPDAGKFLDMMYTNMMSNLKVGKCRYGLMCSENGFLIDDGVVARIDEDTWLCHTTTGGAERIHGHMEEWLQTEWWDWKVYVANVTEQYAQVAVVGPNARKVLEKLGGMDVSKEALPFMEWRDGTIGGFDCRAYRISFSGELSYEIAVPASQGRAFWDALMAAGQEFGVMPYGTECLHILRAEKGFIMIGDETDGTVIPQDLGLNWAISKKKEDFLGKRAQLRSHMADPDRWKLVGLETVDGSVLPDGAYALGNGVNANGQKNVIGRVTSTYHSPTLGKGIAMGLVKHGPDRMGEVLDFPGTDGKIYKAKIVDMVFYDKEGAKQNV; encoded by the coding sequence ATGAGCACACGTCTTGCCTCTCAGGGGCGGCTGATCGACCGCTCGAAAACGATCGACTTTACCTTTAACGGCAAGCGCATGACCGGGCATCCCGGGGATACGCTGGCCTCGGCGCTGCTGGCCAATGACCAGATGATGATGGGCCGGTCGTTCAAATATCACCGCCCGCGCGGCGTTGTGGCGTCCGGGTCCGAAGAACCCAATGCCCTGGTCGGTCTGGGCACCGGTGACCGGTTTGAACCCAACCAGCGCGTCACCACGACCGAGCTGTTTTCGGGTCTGACCGCCAAATCGCAGAACCACTGGCCTAACCTGGAATTCGACGTCGGCGCGATCAACACCTATCTGGCGCGCTGGCTGCCGGCAGGGTTCTATTACAAGACGTTCATCCACCCCAAACCGTTCTGGAAGCACGTGTATGAGCCGATCATCCGTCAGTCCGCCGGTCTGGGCAAAGCCCCTGACAAGGAGCTGAAGGACGCCGATACCTATGAACATTTCTATTTCTTCTGTGATGTTCTGGTTGTGGGCGGCGGTGTTGCCGGTCTGCAGGCGGCCAAGGCGGCGGCGGCATCCGGGGCCAAGGTTCTGCTGATCGAACAGAACAGCCACTGGGGCGGGCGCGCACCGGTTGACGGCGGCACCATCGACGGGATTGAACCCGGCGCATGGGTTGATCAGACCCTGGCCGAACTGGATGCGATGGACAACGTCACGATCCGTAACCGGACTATGGGTGCGGGCGTTTATGACCATGGTTATGCCCTGGGGTACGAGCGGATCAGCGATCACGAGCCGGGCAACGGCGCGCCGCGTCACCGTCTGTGGCGGATCCGCGCGTCGCAGATCGTCACCGCGACCGGTGCCATCGAACGGCCCCTGTCGTTTGCGGGCAACGATGTGCCCGGTGTGATGCTGGCCTCGGCCATGCGCGACTATGTGGTGAACTGGGGTGTGACCCCGGGCCAGAAGGTCGTCGTGGTCACCAACAACGACGACGCCTATCGCACGGCCATCGCCCTGCATCACGCAGGCTGCGAAGTGGTGCGTGTGCTGGACGCGCGCAACGCCGGTGGCGGTGCCCTGATGGAGGAAGTCCGTCAGCTGGGCATCCGCGTCGAAGCGGGCCGCGCCATCGCCAAGGTCAAAGGCGGCAAGCGGGTTCAAAAGGTGTCGATCTGTGCCCAGTCCGGAGTGGGCGGCGCGCAGGAAGAGATCGAAGCAGATGCGGTTGCCATGTCCGGGGGATGGTCCCCGGTTGTGCACCTGTGGTCGCATTGCGGTGGCAAGCTGATCTGGGACGATGCGGCTGCGCATTTCCGCCCCGATGCATCGCGTCCGCCGCTGGGTGACAACGGGCAGGGGTTTGTTGTGCCCGCTGGCACCGCCAATGGTCCACTGGATCTTGGGGCTGTGCTGAGCGACGCCAACAAGGCCGGCTCTGCTGCGGCAGAGGCGGCGGGGTTCCCGGCCACAACCGTTGCCACGCCCGAAGGTGTCACAACCGAAGAGTTGGCCATGGAAGCTGTCTGGCTGATGCCGGCGCAGGCCGATGTGTCGCTGCGGATGAAATCCTGGCTGGATTATCAGAACGACGTCAAAGTCACCGATGTTCAGCTGGCCGCCCGCGAAGGCTATGAGAGCGTCGAACACACCAAGCGTTACACCACGCTGGGTATGGCGACCGATCAGGGTAAATTGAGCAACATCAATGGCCTGGCGACCCTTGCGAATGCGCTGGGTGCACAGATCCCCGATGTGGGCACCACCACCTTCCGTCCGCCGTACCACCCGATCTCCATGGGCTCGATCGCGGGTGAAGCGCGGGCCAAGACGTTCCAGCCAATCCGCAAGACACCGATCCACGACTGGATTGAAGCCAATGGCGCGGATTTCGAACCGGTTGGCCACTGGCGTCGTCCATACGCCTTGGTCCGTTCGGGCGAGAGCGTGCATGACGCGGTGAACCGTGAGGTGACCAACACCCGCGAACGTCTGGGGATGCTGGATGCGTCCACATTGGGCAAGCTGATTGTCAAAGGCCCGGATGCCGGGAAGTTCCTGGACATGATGTACACCAACATGATGTCCAACCTGAAGGTCGGCAAATGCCGCTATGGGTTGATGTGTTCGGAAAACGGTTTCCTGATCGACGACGGCGTGGTTGCCCGCATCGACGAAGACACCTGGCTGTGCCACACGACCACCGGCGGTGCCGAACGTATCCATGGCCACATGGAAGAATGGCTGCAGACCGAATGGTGGGACTGGAAAGTCTATGTTGCCAATGTGACCGAACAATACGCGCAGGTCGCGGTTGTTGGCCCCAATGCCCGCAAGGTGTTGGAAAAACTGGGCGGCATGGATGTCTCCAAAGAGGCGCTGCCGTTCATGGAATGGCGCGATGGCACCATCGGCGGGTTCGATTGCCGGGCGTACCGGATCTCCTTCTCGGGTGAGCTGAGCTATGAAATCGCGGTTCCGGCCAGCCAGGGGCGTGCCTTCTGGGATGCGCTGATGGCGGCAGGGCAGGAATTCGGGGTAATGCCGTACGGCACCGAATGTCTGCACATCCTGCGGGCCGAAAAAGGCTTCATCATGATCGGGGACGAAACCGATGGCACCGTGATCCCGCAGGATCTGGGGCTGAACTGGGCGATCTCGAAGAAGAAAGAGGATTTCCTGGGCAAACGGGCGCAGCTGCGCAGCCACATGGCGGATCCCGATCGCTGGAAATTGGTGGGTCTGGAAACCGTTGATGGGTCTGTTCTGCCGGATGGGGCCTATGCGTTGGGCAATGGCGTCAATGCCAATGGCCAGAAGAACGTGATTGGCCGGGTGACGTCGACCTATCATTCGCCGACACTGGGCAAGGGCATCGCCATGGGGCTGGTCAAGCACGGGCCGGATCGCATGGGCGAGGTTCTGGATTTCCCCGGCACCGACGGCAAGATCTACAAAGCCAAGATCGTAGATATGGTTTTCTATGACAAGGAAGGGGCAAAGCAAAATGTCTAA
- a CDS encoding sarcosine oxidase subunit gamma produces the protein MSNLASVLNGASFNGLAKVDEAGLFGMITLRGDLGSAKVAAAVKGATGQDVPGVRQINGDLAGGVAWMSTDELLVLVPYADVTAKLADMLVALDGEHALAVNVSDARAVFRVSGVSAREVMGKIAPVDFSAAAFGPGDFRRSRLAQVAGAFWLDSEDSFAIVCFRSTGDYVFNLLSAAANPKSAVGVY, from the coding sequence ATGTCTAACCTCGCAAGCGTATTGAACGGGGCCAGCTTTAACGGGCTGGCCAAGGTAGACGAGGCGGGTCTCTTTGGCATGATCACCCTGCGCGGCGATCTGGGGTCGGCCAAGGTGGCCGCCGCTGTCAAAGGCGCAACCGGTCAGGACGTGCCGGGCGTGCGCCAGATCAATGGCGATCTGGCGGGCGGTGTTGCCTGGATGTCGACCGATGAATTGCTGGTGCTGGTGCCCTATGCGGATGTGACCGCCAAGCTGGCCGATATGCTGGTCGCGCTGGACGGCGAACACGCTCTGGCAGTCAATGTGTCCGACGCACGTGCCGTGTTCCGGGTGTCGGGTGTGTCGGCACGCGAAGTCATGGGCAAGATCGCCCCGGTTGATTTTTCGGCCGCCGCATTCGGTCCCGGTGATTTCCGCCGCTCGCGTCTGGCCCAGGTGGCCGGTGCGTTCTGGTTGGACAGCGAAGACAGCTTTGCCATCGTCTGCTTCCGCTCAACCGGCGACTATGTGTTCAACCTGCTGAGCGCTGCCGCAAATCCGAAATCTGCGGTTGGCGTCTACTAA
- a CDS encoding helix-turn-helix domain-containing protein — MIAIGKAARQSGVGIETIRYYEREGIVPKPTRAANNRRLYSAHDVGRLRFLKKCRELGFPLKDAKALLDLSENAEEDCQKIQELGQFHLANVRAKISELGRLETALEELTANCDSGNASCPMLSQLRTA, encoded by the coding sequence ATGATCGCGATTGGCAAAGCCGCCCGACAAAGTGGTGTCGGAATTGAAACCATCCGCTATTACGAACGCGAAGGCATTGTGCCCAAACCCACGCGGGCCGCGAACAATCGACGTCTATATTCTGCACATGACGTTGGCAGGCTTCGCTTTTTAAAAAAGTGCCGCGAACTGGGGTTCCCGCTCAAGGACGCAAAAGCCTTGCTTGACCTATCCGAAAACGCCGAAGAAGACTGTCAGAAAATTCAGGAGTTGGGCCAGTTTCACCTGGCAAACGTGCGGGCCAAGATCAGCGAACTTGGACGCCTGGAAACAGCGTTGGAAGAACTAACAGCCAATTGCGATAGCGGAAATGCGTCTTGTCCGATGCTGTCGCAACTGCGCACTGCATAA
- a CDS encoding FkbM family methyltransferase, with amino-acid sequence MFAKARKMFYRARGYYGGQLNGIPFRLDPYHSKFWRKASANDWEPETFRVLDRYLSKDGDYLDIGAWIGPTVLYGAHKARHVWCFEPDPVAYRHLAWNLDLNGIRNVSSFSVALSDGFGLARMASFGGEAGDSMTSLLNDSTSHGHDVLTIGWEQFCDSTDLSGVSLVKMDIEGAEFSVLPTLLPWLRAHRPALYLSTHAPFLPKESRAKRMEQLFDELSFYAACTDAQGTPITRDDMISDPILTRFPTFVFSD; translated from the coding sequence ATGTTCGCAAAAGCGCGCAAGATGTTCTACCGCGCCCGTGGCTATTACGGCGGGCAGCTAAACGGCATTCCGTTTCGCCTGGATCCATATCATTCGAAATTCTGGCGCAAGGCATCCGCCAATGATTGGGAGCCCGAGACGTTTCGTGTTTTGGACCGATATCTGAGCAAGGATGGCGATTATCTGGATATCGGCGCCTGGATCGGTCCCACGGTGCTCTATGGTGCGCACAAGGCCCGCCATGTCTGGTGTTTTGAACCTGATCCGGTGGCCTATCGTCATCTGGCCTGGAACCTGGACCTGAACGGCATCCGCAATGTGTCCAGTTTTTCTGTGGCGTTGTCGGACGGGTTCGGTTTGGCGCGCATGGCGTCCTTTGGGGGCGAGGCCGGGGACAGCATGACCTCGCTGCTCAACGACAGCACCTCTCATGGTCATGACGTTCTGACCATCGGCTGGGAGCAGTTCTGCGACAGCACCGATCTGTCGGGCGTGTCACTGGTCAAAATGGACATCGAAGGGGCCGAATTTTCGGTCCTGCCCACCCTGCTGCCCTGGCTGCGTGCACACCGCCCGGCGCTGTATCTGTCCACGCACGCCCCGTTCCTGCCAAAAGAAAGCCGCGCCAAACGCATGGAGCAATTGTTTGATGAACTGTCGTTCTATGCAGCCTGCACAGATGCGCAGGGCACTCCAATCACACGCGACGACATGATCAGTGACCCCATACTGACGCGTTTTCCAACCTTTGTGTTCAGCGACTGA
- a CDS encoding superoxide dismutase, with amino-acid sequence MAFELPDLPYAHDALADKGMSAETLEYHHDLHHKAYVDNGNKLIAGTEWDGKSMEEIIKGTYDASSVAQNGIFNNISQLWNHNQFWEMMGPGTSAMPGELEKALVEAFGSVDEFKSQFSAAGAGQFGSGWAWLVKNADGSLSVTKTENGVNPLCFGQTALLGCDVWEHSYYIDFRNKRPAYLSNFLDNLVNWENVASRM; translated from the coding sequence ATGGCTTTTGAACTTCCTGATCTTCCTTATGCACATGACGCATTGGCCGACAAAGGCATGTCCGCAGAGACGCTGGAATACCACCACGACCTGCACCACAAGGCCTATGTCGACAATGGCAACAAGCTGATCGCCGGAACCGAATGGGACGGCAAGTCGATGGAAGAGATCATCAAGGGCACCTATGACGCGTCGTCGGTTGCGCAAAATGGTATCTTCAACAACATCAGCCAGCTGTGGAACCACAACCAGTTCTGGGAAATGATGGGCCCGGGCACCTCGGCCATGCCGGGTGAGCTGGAAAAGGCATTGGTCGAAGCCTTTGGTTCGGTTGATGAATTCAAGTCGCAGTTTTCCGCGGCTGGTGCTGGTCAATTCGGGTCCGGTTGGGCCTGGTTGGTCAAGAATGCCGACGGATCGCTGTCTGTGACCAAAACCGAAAACGGCGTGAACCCGCTGTGCTTTGGCCAGACTGCGCTGCTGGGTTGCGACGTTTGGGAACACTCGTATTACATCGATTTCCGCAACAAACGTCCGGCGTATCTGTCGAATTTCCTCGACAACCTGGTGAACTGGGAAAACGTCGCGTCGCGCATGTAA
- a CDS encoding DMT family transporter translates to MTDHLKGLLITTLGVLLVIPDSLFVRLIVADPMVISFWRAMMSGMIVLIVVLTTKGVGGFRAVAGTGWRGALYIGLIASTVPAFVLAVTNTSVANVVFIFASMPIFATAFGRVFLGEPVRARMVWTMVAVGVGLGIIAYGSGNHATASWQGDLWALYISVAYALALTILRQLKHVSMIPAIPVAFIGVALAIWVVADPMPAFQTQWPLFVGHGAFIGAATCLLAIGPRFISAAEVALLILLESVLAPVLVWAVIGEHPGSWAVLGGAVVIGALLVSNLVALRRTVRVSP, encoded by the coding sequence ATGACCGATCATCTCAAAGGCCTTCTTATCACCACATTGGGCGTTCTTCTGGTCATCCCGGATTCACTGTTTGTACGATTGATCGTGGCGGACCCCATGGTGATCTCGTTTTGGCGTGCGATGATGTCCGGTATGATTGTGCTGATCGTGGTTCTGACGACCAAAGGGGTGGGCGGGTTCAGGGCAGTGGCAGGAACCGGATGGCGCGGAGCTCTGTACATCGGATTGATTGCGTCGACCGTTCCGGCCTTTGTTCTTGCTGTCACCAACACCAGCGTCGCCAACGTGGTGTTCATCTTTGCGTCCATGCCCATCTTTGCCACGGCTTTCGGGCGGGTTTTTCTGGGCGAGCCCGTTCGGGCACGAATGGTCTGGACCATGGTGGCGGTCGGGGTTGGATTGGGAATTATTGCCTATGGATCGGGCAACCATGCAACCGCGTCGTGGCAGGGGGATCTCTGGGCGTTGTATATTTCGGTTGCTTATGCGCTGGCGCTGACAATTCTGCGCCAGCTGAAACATGTTTCGATGATCCCGGCAATCCCGGTTGCCTTTATCGGTGTCGCCCTTGCAATCTGGGTTGTCGCTGACCCGATGCCCGCCTTTCAGACCCAATGGCCATTGTTCGTTGGTCACGGGGCCTTTATCGGCGCGGCGACCTGCCTGTTGGCGATTGGTCCGCGGTTCATCAGCGCCGCCGAAGTCGCCCTGTTGATCCTGTTGGAATCTGTTCTGGCACCGGTATTGGTCTGGGCCGTTATAGGCGAACATCCGGGGTCTTGGGCGGTGTTGGGCGGCGCTGTGGTGATCGGGGCCTTGCTGGTGTCCAATCTTGTGGCCTTGCGCCGAACCGTGCGGGTCAGCCCCTAG
- a CDS encoding TIGR00730 family Rossman fold protein gives MTPKSVCVYCGSRPGTSPVYAQCARDLGLGLAERGWRLVYGAGDVGLMGEVARAAQTAGGTTFGVIPEHLVRREVGKSDLTTYVVTETMHERKKVMLMNADAVVVLPGGPGSLDELFEVLTWRQLGLHDKPIVIVNIDGYWDKLRDLLDHVIDQGFADASLGDFIHWATTPGDCLDALRDMVR, from the coding sequence ATGACCCCTAAATCCGTCTGCGTGTACTGCGGATCCCGCCCCGGAACATCACCGGTCTACGCCCAATGCGCGCGGGATCTGGGCCTGGGCCTGGCCGAACGTGGCTGGCGGTTGGTTTACGGGGCCGGCGATGTGGGGCTGATGGGCGAAGTGGCCCGAGCCGCACAAACGGCTGGTGGCACCACCTTTGGCGTGATTCCCGAACATCTGGTACGCCGCGAAGTGGGCAAATCGGATCTGACAACCTATGTGGTGACCGAAACAATGCACGAACGCAAAAAGGTCATGTTGATGAATGCGGATGCCGTGGTGGTGCTGCCCGGCGGCCCCGGATCGCTGGATGAATTGTTCGAAGTGCTCACCTGGCGGCAACTGGGCCTGCACGACAAACCCATCGTCATTGTGAATATCGACGGCTATTGGGACAAGCTGCGTGATTTGCTGGACCATGTCATAGATCAGGGGTTTGCCGATGCCTCTCTGGGGGATTTCATCCATTGGGCCACCACCCCTGGGGACTGCCTGGACGCGCTGAGAGACATGGTGCGCTAG
- a CDS encoding LysM peptidoglycan-binding domain-containing protein → MLGESVAAAADSIILAPVPHPIAPEDESAESNPANVAETQPEQDTTAVPQAKPVTQAEQVAQADPVTQADPVTQADPVTQAAPVAQAEQVAQAAPKAEAAGQSAPAESQETDNAALDAEPSGTDGTVTPATAATATAEPQPTATVDTTPTQAPQAETVVAEQTGTAPRAETAQTAATDPDVATQATAEPETQGTTSQPAPSAPVSEPASDVASAPASQPQQTSVAVLRAGSDGVQLIQPAQPGLRGKISLDTISYSVTGDVILTGQAAPQSTVRVYLNNRAVSDFNVSQDGRWNGQLASVTPGIYTMRLDELDAGGKVLSRLETPFKREAPEVLRPVTPQPPADTQTQTASSDGTAAQPAAQQPQAAPVIRAVTVQKGDTLWAISQDRYGDGVLYVRVFEANRQSIRNPDLIYPGQVFSIPE, encoded by the coding sequence ATGCTGGGCGAATCCGTCGCCGCGGCGGCGGACAGCATCATTCTGGCTCCGGTGCCGCACCCGATTGCGCCTGAAGACGAGAGCGCAGAATCGAACCCGGCCAATGTTGCCGAGACGCAACCGGAACAGGACACGACCGCAGTGCCGCAGGCCAAGCCGGTGACACAGGCCGAACAGGTGGCTCAGGCCGACCCGGTAACGCAGGCCGACCCAGTGACACAGGCTGACCCAGTGACACAGGCTGCCCCGGTGGCACAGGCCGAACAGGTGGCACAAGCAGCCCCCAAGGCCGAGGCAGCAGGGCAATCTGCCCCGGCAGAGTCGCAAGAGACCGACAATGCAGCGCTCGACGCGGAACCGTCGGGGACCGATGGCACCGTCACCCCAGCGACTGCCGCAACGGCGACAGCTGAACCACAGCCCACCGCAACTGTGGACACAACACCGACGCAAGCCCCCCAGGCCGAGACCGTCGTGGCGGAGCAAACAGGCACAGCACCACGGGCGGAAACAGCACAGACTGCCGCGACAGATCCGGACGTCGCGACCCAGGCCACAGCCGAGCCCGAGACGCAGGGGACGACAAGTCAACCTGCGCCCTCCGCGCCCGTGTCCGAACCCGCCTCTGATGTGGCGTCCGCACCGGCGTCGCAACCGCAACAGACATCGGTTGCGGTCCTGCGCGCCGGGTCTGACGGAGTACAGCTGATCCAACCGGCCCAACCCGGTCTGAGAGGCAAGATCAGCCTGGACACCATCAGCTATTCGGTGACCGGCGATGTGATTTTGACCGGGCAGGCCGCGCCGCAATCCACGGTGCGGGTCTATTTGAACAACCGCGCTGTGTCGGATTTCAATGTGTCGCAGGATGGGCGCTGGAACGGGCAACTGGCCAGCGTCACCCCCGGTATCTACACCATGCGGCTGGATGAATTGGATGCGGGGGGCAAGGTGCTGTCACGGCTGGAAACCCCATTCAAACGCGAAGCGCCCGAAGTTTTGCGCCCGGTAACGCCGCAGCCACCGGCTGACACCCAGACCCAGACCGCGTCGAGCGATGGCACCGCTGCGCAACCGGCCGCACAGCAGCCTCAGGCCGCGCCGGTCATCCGGGCTGTCACAGTGCAAAAGGGCGATACCCTGTGGGCCATTTCCCAGGATCGCTATGGCGACGGGGTGTTGTACGTGCGGGTGTTCGAAGCCAACCGCCAGTCGATCCGAAATCCGGATCTGATTTACCCCGGACAGGTGTTTTCCATTCCGGAATGA
- a CDS encoding ABC transporter ATP-binding protein/permease, translating into MRRSTHDTNDAATQLERGSGMRVLRKVAPYLWPSDHPWVKRRVILAMAMLLLAKVVAVTTPIFYKGAVDALAGEGIPPVALGAIGLTVAYGVARLMTVGMQQLRDVIFAPVGQRALRQLALQTFRHIHRLSMRYHITRKTGGLSRIIERGVKGVDFLLRFMLFSIGPLIIELILVAVILTVLFDVWYLVVVATTIVLYVWFTFAVTEWRVKLRREMNTQDTDANQKAIDSLLNFETVKYFNAEEREAQRYDVAMKGYEAAALKTSYSLAFLNFGQSFLITCGLIGVMILAAIGVQAGALTVGDFVMVNAYMIQITVPLNFLGTVYREIRQSLVDMGEMFDLLEQPSEVSNKPDARALEIKGGALQLDNLRFAYDPDREILKGISLEVPPGQTVAIVGPTGSGKSTIGRLLFRFYDVTGGALRIDGQDVRDVTQTSLHDAIGVVPQDTVLFNDTIRYNIAYGRAGASDADIVEAARNAQIHDFIQSLPDGYDTTVGERGLKLSGGEKQRVGIARTLLKNPPILLLDEATSALDTNTEQEIKDALTRAGQGRTVITIAHRLSTVAEADLIVVLDRGEIVETGTHDALLAQDGKYAQLWHRQQVDEAA; encoded by the coding sequence ATGCGACGATCCACCCATGACACCAATGACGCGGCGACTCAATTGGAACGGGGCTCGGGTATGCGGGTCCTGCGCAAGGTCGCACCCTATCTTTGGCCCAGCGATCATCCTTGGGTAAAACGACGTGTGATTTTGGCCATGGCAATGTTGCTGCTGGCCAAGGTGGTCGCGGTTACCACCCCGATTTTCTACAAGGGTGCCGTGGATGCGCTGGCAGGCGAAGGCATTCCGCCCGTGGCGTTGGGCGCGATTGGGTTGACCGTTGCCTATGGCGTTGCGCGCCTGATGACGGTCGGGATGCAGCAGCTGAGGGACGTGATTTTTGCCCCGGTGGGGCAGCGGGCGTTGCGGCAGCTGGCCTTGCAGACCTTTCGGCATATCCACCGCCTGTCCATGCGTTATCACATCACCCGCAAAACCGGTGGTCTGTCCCGGATCATCGAACGCGGGGTCAAGGGCGTCGATTTCCTGTTGCGGTTCATGCTGTTTTCGATCGGTCCGCTGATCATCGAACTGATTTTGGTGGCGGTGATCCTGACGGTGCTGTTCGACGTTTGGTATCTGGTGGTCGTGGCCACCACCATCGTGTTGTATGTCTGGTTCACCTTCGCGGTGACCGAATGGCGGGTAAAGCTGCGCCGCGAAATGAACACCCAGGATACCGACGCCAATCAAAAGGCGATCGACAGCCTGTTGAATTTTGAAACTGTCAAATATTTCAACGCCGAAGAGCGCGAAGCTCAGCGGTATGATGTGGCGATGAAAGGCTATGAGGCGGCTGCGCTCAAGACTTCGTATTCTCTGGCCTTCCTGAATTTCGGGCAAAGTTTCCTGATCACCTGCGGGTTGATCGGGGTCATGATCCTGGCGGCCATCGGGGTGCAGGCCGGGGCGCTGACCGTTGGCGATTTTGTCATGGTCAACGCCTATATGATCCAGATCACCGTGCCATTGAATTTCCTGGGCACTGTGTATCGTGAAATTCGTCAAAGTCTGGTGGATATGGGCGAGATGTTCGACCTGCTGGAACAGCCGTCGGAAGTTTCCAATAAACCGGATGCCCGGGCTTTGGAGATCAAGGGGGGGGCATTGCAGCTGGACAATCTGCGGTTTGCCTATGACCCGGATCGCGAGATCCTCAAAGGGATCAGCCTGGAGGTGCCTCCAGGTCAGACCGTGGCCATCGTTGGTCCGACCGGATCGGGGAAATCAACGATTGGGCGTTTGCTGTTTCGGTTTTACGACGTGACCGGCGGGGCGCTCAGGATTGATGGCCAGGACGTCCGCGACGTGACCCAGACCAGCCTGCATGACGCGATCGGCGTGGTGCCTCAGGATACGGTCCTGTTCAACGACACCATCCGCTATAACATTGCCTATGGTCGCGCCGGAGCAAGCGATGCCGATATCGTAGAGGCCGCGCGCAACGCCCAGATCCACGATTTCATCCAATCACTGCCGGATGGATATGACACCACGGTCGGAGAACGCGGGCTCAAACTGTCGGGGGGTGAAAAACAGCGGGTTGGAATTGCTCGGACCCTGTTGAAAAATCCGCCGATCCTGTTGCTGGACGAGGCGACCTCGGCGTTGGATACCAATACCGAACAGGAGATCAAGGACGCGCTGACCCGGGCCGGGCAGGGGCGCACCGTGATCACCATCGCCCACCGTCTGTCGACCGTGGCCGAAGCCGATCTGATTGTGGTTTTGGATCGTGGTGAAATCGTCGAAACCGGAACGCATGACGCGTTGCTGGCGCAGGACGGTAAATACGCCCAGTTGTGGCACCGCCAGCAGGTTGACGAAGCCGCCTGA